The following proteins are co-located in the Silene latifolia isolate original U9 population chromosome 1, ASM4854445v1, whole genome shotgun sequence genome:
- the LOC141656777 gene encoding uncharacterized protein LOC141656777 yields MTREMADRSLKSPMGVLEDVPVRVGKYFIPVNFIVMDMANKSQVPIILGRPFLHTAGVLIDVRDDSLKLRVVDDTIKFVLDNALKNPHLVASYYMLNVVDPPDNDCHVYCLDRNS; encoded by the coding sequence ATGACCCGGGAGATGGCTGACAGATCTTTAAAGAGCCCTATGGGTGTTTTAGAAGATGTGCCagttagagtagggaagtatttTATTCCAGTTAATTTTATTGTAATGGATATGGCCAACAAATCACAAGTACCTATTATTcttggtagaccattccttcataCTGCGGGAGTactcatagatgttagggatgaTAGTCTGAAACTAAGGGTTGTGGATGATACTATTAAATTTGTTCTTGATAACGCTTTAAAGAATCCCCATTTAGTAGCTTCATATTATATGCTTAATGTTGTTGATCCCCCTGATAATGATTGCCATGTTTATTGTTTGGACAGGAATTCCTAG
- the LOC141656786 gene encoding uncharacterized protein LOC141656786: MVMHYPLGVMYKFCFWNIRGLNSLSKQKHIKWFLHTQEIGLFGLLETKGKPSSLIAVRNTICENWCVSTNTSWHKGGRIWILWNLSLFNIQYLEYNAQFIHLNVIDRSTGTQFYCSFVYDFNGVKEIYPLWKKYGNRAQYIQFPWIIVWDFNTVLAPSERLGGQSTMEEMQDFQQFIDNCEVIDMPASGSYYTWNNKQDPETRVYSRLDRAFVNTEWLDTYKDTYALFHTEGDFDHTPCTIQDMTWKNLEYIQEHLSQDPLNSEWIMKETEAIHTYKELNSACNSYLLQKSTWISEGDNNTKYFQSVIKGRHCMNKVLRIRGLNGNLCTDPSHIQNAFLEYYKTLLGTSDEVIPVNLVVVQQGRIFTPEHCSTLLRPITDAEIREAIFSIPSHKAPGPDGYSSGFFKDTWHITGENVCSAIQDFFHTAKLLKQLNHTLVNLIPKIEMPLNITHFRPIACCNVLYKAISKLLCARLARVLPPIICENQGGFIHGRSIVENILVCQDIIRLYNRASA; this comes from the exons ATGGTAATGCATTACCCCCTTGGGGTAATGTATAAATTCTGTTTCTGGAATATCAGGGGGCTCAATAGTCTATCTAAGCAAAAGCATATTAAATGGTTTCTTCATACTCAGGAGATAGGACTATTTGGCCTCCTTGAGACGAAAGGAAAACCGTCGTCTCTAATTGCTGTGAGGAATACTATTTGCGAGAATTGGTGTGTGTCAACTAATACTTCCTGGCATAAGGGTGGTCGCATCTGGATATTATGGAATCTTTCTTTGTTTAATATTCAATATCTGGAGTATAATGCACAATTTATTCATCTAAATGTGATAGATAGATCCACTGGTACTCAGTTTTACTGTTCCTTTGTGTATGATTTTAATGGGGTTAAGGAGATATACCCTCTTTGGAAAAAATATGGGAACAGGGCTCAGTATATTCAATTCCCTTGGATCATTGTTTGGGATTTTAATACTGTATTAGCACCTTCTGAGAGATTGGGTGGGCAGTCTACTATGGAAGAAATGCAAGATTTTCAGCAATTTATTGATAATTGTGAAGTTATAGACATGCCAGCTAGTGGATCTTACTATACTTGGAACAATAAACAAGATCCTGAAACTAGAGTGTATAGCAGATTGGATAGGgcctttgtgaatacggaatgGCTAGACACTTATAAGGATACTTATGCTCTTTTTCATACTGAAGGAGATTTTGATCATACCCCATGTACCATCCAGGATATGA CTTGGAAGAATTTGGAGTACATTCAAGAGCACCTAAGCCAAGATCCTCTGAATTCTGAATGGATAATGAAAGAAACTGAGGCTATTCATACTTATAAAGAGCTAAACTCTGCCTGCAATAGTTATCTTCTTCAAAAGTCCACCTGGATTAGTGAAGGAGATAATAATACAAAATATTTTCAGAGTGTTATTAAGGGGAGGCATTGTATGAACAAAGTCTTAAGGATTCGGGGCTTAAATGGTAACCTATGTACTGATCCTTCCCATATTCAAAATGCCTTCCTAGAGTATTATAAAACATTACTGGGAACATCTGATGAAGTCATTCCTGTCAATCTAGTTGTGGTCCAACAAGGGAGGATTTTCACCCCTGAGCACTGTTCTACCTTGTTGAGACCTATCACAGATGCTGAAATCAGAGAGGCTATTTTTTCTATTCCCAGTCATAAGGCCCCAGGCCCTGATGGTTATTCGAGTGGATTCTTTAAAGATACTTGGCATATAACAGGTGAAAATGTCTGCAGTGCTATTCAAGATTTTTTTCATACAGCCAAGCTTCTCAAACAACTCAATCACACTTTGGTAAACCTGATTCCAAAGATAGAAATGCCTCTGAATATCACTCATTTTAGGcccattgcttgttgcaatgtcCTGTATAAGGCCATTTCTAAGCTACTGTGTGCAAGATTAGCAAGAGTCCTTCCTCCAATTATATGTGAGAACCAAGGAGGGTTTATTCATGGAAGGAGCATAGTTGAAAACATTTTGGTTTGTCAAGACATTATAAGATTATATAATAGGGCTTCTGCTTAA